Genomic segment of Steroidobacter denitrificans:
TCGCGATGGTCAGATAGCTGCGATTGGTGCGAATCAGTTCCGGAATCCAATGCTCCAGAAAACCGACCACGTCCGCGAACATTCTTGCGACGATCGGATGATGTTCGAGATATTCCACGACCGCCGAATCGCGGCCCGTCAAAGGCGCCAACCCGGGTTCCCAGTAGGGATTGGGGAGGCTGCGGACGTCGAAGACGAAGTCGGCATCCGCCGGCACGCCATGGCGAAATGCAAATGATACGAACAGAATCGACATGCGCCCTTCGATACGCCCCGCCACGCGCTGTCGAATCAGCTCCCGCAAGTCATGGACGCTGGTGCGGGTCGTATCGATGATCAGATCTGCGGCATCGGCGATGGGCTCCAGAAGCACGCGCTCCTGCTCCAAGGCATCGGCCAGTCCCAGTCCGGAGCGGCTCAGCGGGTGTCGCCGCCGCGTTTCGCTGTAACGCTTGAGCAGAGCATCCTGATCGGCGCGCAGGAACAATACTTCGCAGTTCAAGCCGCTGTGCTTGAGTTCCTCGATGAGCTTCGGTACCGAGGCGATCTCGGCAGGGCGGTTGCGGGCGTCCACACCCACCGCGGTGCAGCTGTAGGTGGATTCCTGCGAACGTACAGTGTGGGAGATGAACATGGGCAGCAGACCTGCCGGGATGTTATCGATGCAGTAGTAATCCAGGTCTTCTAGCATGTGCAGTGCCACGCTCTTGCCCGAACCCGACAGACCGCTGACGATGACCAGACGCATGGAGATGTACCAAGAGTGAATGAACCGAATGAGAGGCACAGACCGCAGGTGCCGACCGGTAGGAGACAGTCGTGCCCCGTGGTGGCGTACCGCCGATCCCGGCCGGCGCCGCGGATCCGGCGTCCGCGGGTCGACAGCTCAGATCGAGCGGGCTCTCAGAGCCTCCTCCGCATGATGGTCCGAGCGTTTCTCCTTGTGTTTCTTGACGCGGCGATCGAGCTTGTCGGCCAGGGCGTCGATCGCGGCATACATATCGGCGTCGATCGCATCGGCATACACCTTGGTGCCGTTCAGAAGTATGGTCGCCTCGGCTTTATGCTGGAGTTTTTCGACCGTCAGTATGCAATGCACGTCCATGACCTGGTCTGAGTGCCTGATGACCCGGTCGAGTTTACGTTCCACATAGTCTTTCAGCGCTGGAGTGATATCGACGTGATGGCCGGTGAGGTTCAATTGCATGGCGCCTCCTGTTGACGCTATCGGACGAAAATTCGTTTGCGTTCGCTGGATGGCTGAATACCCAGCGCCTCTCGGTACTTGGCGACGGTGCGCCGCGCGACCAGTACGCCTTCCTTGGCCAGTATTGCGGCGATACGGCTGTCGGACAATGGCTTGCCGGGCTCCTCGGTCGCGACCAGCTTGCGGATCTTGGCGCGTATGGCGGTGGACGATAATTCGGTGCCGTCGCAGCCTGCCACATGGCTGGAAAAAAAATAACGGAATTCGAATACCCCTCGATGGGTGTGCATGTACTTATTGGTGGTGACGCGCGAAATCGTCGACTCATGCATCTGCACGGCCTCGGCGACGTCCTTGAGGATCATTGGCTGCATGTGTTCATCGCCATGCTCCAGGAATGCCGACTGGCGCTGCACGATGCAGCGGGCGACCTTGAGCAGCGTATCGTTGCGGATTTCCAGACTGCGAATCAGCCAGCGCGCTTCCTGAAGCTGAGTGCGCAGCATGGCATGGTCGCTGGAGCGGCCGATCAGGCTGGCGTAACTCTGGTTGACGCGGATCCGGGGCAGACTGGCAGGATTGATATCCACCGCCCAGCCTTTTTCGGTACGCCGTATGAACACGTCGGGCACGATGTATTCCGCCGGCACCGAATGCACGCTGGAACCCGGTCGAGGCCGGCAGGAGCGTACCAGCGCCAGCGCGTTTTCCAGTTCCGCTTCCGTGACCCGCAGTTGCCGGCGCAGCAGCGCATATTGTTGTTCGGCAACCTCATCGAGATACTGGGCGGCGATCAGTAGAGCAGTGTCGCGACCGGGCGTATCGGGATCCAACTGGCGCAACTGCAATTCAATACATTCACCGACCGATCGGGCGCCAACGCCAGCCGGTTCCATGGCTTGGACGACTTTCAGGATCCGTTCCAGGTCCGTCACCGACGCCATGGTCTCGGGTTGTAGATTCGCCGCGATTTCTTCCAGCGGTTCGATGAGGTAGCCATCGTCGTTGATGGCATCGATGATGGCCGCCCCGATGCGCATCTCGTACGGATCGAGCCGCGACATCTCCAACTGCCAGCTCAGGTGCTCCTGCAAGGTTTCCCCGCGCGCGGCCGAAAAATCGAGGGATTGATCGTCACCGGACCAGGAAGATTCGGCAGGACCGCTCAGCGACGAGTCGGTCCATTGGTCATTGGTATCAGCGTCGGTGAGGTCCAGTCCGAATTCATCGTCGCCGGCTTCCTGTCGCTCCTCGTGGGTGGCAGCGCCGGGTTCCGTGGGCGGCGGACTGTCGTAGGCGGTTTGGTGGGGGGGCGGGGCATCGTCGGTTTCCAGACCGCCCGATTCCTCCTCCTCCGGTTCGAGCATGACGTTGCTTTCGAGTGCTTCGCGAATCTGCGCCTGGAGTTCGAGCACCGGCAGCTGCAGCAAGCGGATGGCCTGTTGCAGCTGCGGTGTCATCGTGAGCTGCTGACCGAGTTTGAGCTGCAGGGCTGGTTTGAGCATTCGTCTCGCAACTTGGGTCGGATGGACGGATCCGGGGTGAGCGCGCTCCGTTCATCCGTCCCCATGAAAAACCGGGTGAAAAATCAGGAACGCTCAACGGAACTCTTGAAGCTGCAGATCCTGGTCAAAGACGGAAATCCTGCCCCAAGTACACCTCACGGACCTGCTGGTTTGCAAGGATATCCTCCGCAGTTCCGGCTGCGATCACGGTACCCGCGTTCACGATATAGGCGCGTCCGCAAATTCCCAATGTTTCCCGTACGTTATGATCCGTAATCAAAACCCCGATGCGGCGGGTGCTCAAATGCCGGATGATGCGCTGGATGTCCAGTACGGAAAGCGGGTCCACACCGGCGAAGGGTTCATCCAGCAGCATGAATCGCGGCTCCGCGGCAAGGGCCCGAGCGATTTCCACGCGTCGTCGCTCGCCGCCGGACAGACTCTGGCCGAGGCTGTTGCGGATGTGGCCGATATGCAGTTCTTCCAGGAGAGATTCCAGTATTTCGGTGCGTTGTGCGGCATTCAGCTCAGGACGGATTTCGAGAATCGCCCGTACATTGTCTGCCACGGTCAACTTGCGAAACACCGAGGCTTCCTGGGGGAGATAGCCTAATCCAAGGCGGGCGCGGCGATGCACCGGCAGGCGAGTGACATCCTGCTGGTCGATCAGGATCCGTCCGGCATCGCACTGGACCAGACCGACGATCATGTAGAAGGCCGTGGTCTTGCCGGCCCCATTGGGACCCAGCAGGCCGACGACCTCACCGCTTGCCACCTCGATCGACAGATCCTTGACGACCTGCCGCGAGCGATACTTCTTGTCCAGCCCTATGACGCGCAGGCTACTCATGCCGTAGTTCCGGACACGGTCCGACCGGAGTTCATCTTCTCGGGGTCTGTCTGCTCGAGGTTCGTCTGTTTAGGATCGGTCTGTTTCGAATCCGTTTGGCCGGAATCGATCGGTTCGTGGTCCAGGCGTTCCGGCAGGGGCTCGCCGGAGGGCTGATTTTCGCGCGGGCGAATGATGCCGCGGACGCGACCCGAGGAGCTGCCGTCAGGATTGATCTGTACGCGTTCGTCGTGAATGTTGTAGATCACGACGTCACCGCGAAATTCATCCTTGCCATTGCTGAACCAGACCTGGTTCGTAAGCGTCACGATGCCGGTTACGAAATCGTATTCGATCGTTCCGGCCCGGCCTCGCACCTGACTGTCTGTCGGCCCGCCGCGTTGTTCGAAGATGGCCGGTGTCCCTTGCACTCGTGCACTGGCGATTTCGCCGTTGACGACGGTTGCGCTGGCGACGTCCGATTGCAGATCAGCTGCGGCAGTGCGGACATGCACGGCATCCTGGAAGGTCCAACGGCTGTTCTGGGAGCGGAAATCCTGCGCGGTGGCTGCTTGTGCCTGGATCGACATGGGGCCCTGCTGGACGCGCACATTGCCGGACAGTTCGAGCGTATCGCTCCTGAAATCCGAGTTGAGCACGTCGGCGCTCCAGACGAAGCCGGGAGCGACCCGCGGTGCCTGAGCGGCGGCAGTGCCCATCACCACCGGCAGGGTCATCGCCGTCAGCAGCGCCATCGCCATCGGCAGCCCGCCGGCGCTGATCGGTCTACGCGCTGGTCGCAAGCGGGTTCCCGCAGCAGGCGTAAAGCTATCGTGACCCATGATCATTGCGGTTCATAGCGGCCTTTCGCGGCCTTTACACGAATTTTTTCAGTGCTTAAATCGGCAGTGAAGCTATTCACGACCATGACATGCTGCCCGAATCTCAGGTTGACGGGGGAATTCGTGCTGTAGGCGATGTTCTTGTCGGTGTCGATCGCCATCGTCTCGGTGCGCAGGAATGCGCCCTCGGTGGCATTTGCCGGCCAAAGTTCGACGTTGCCCTGCAGATTGAGCACATGCGAATCGCCCGGCATGAAGCCGCTGCGCGCGGAGAGTTTCCATTCACGATCGGGGGCCTGATAGTAATCGGCGTGCACCGCGCTCAAGAGGAAGCTGCCGTCCTGCGGCTGCTGTTCGATTCGCCGGGCGGTCAGCCGCATCTTCATCGAACCATCGACATGGGTTTCGGTGATGAGGGCATCTTGCAGATAATACCCGGGTTGCGGTGGTGCTTCGCTGCTG
This window contains:
- a CDS encoding LptA/OstA family protein, producing MRPARRPISAGGLPMAMALLTAMTLPVVMGTAAAQAPRVAPGFVWSADVLNSDFRSDTLELSGNVRVQQGPMSIQAQAATAQDFRSQNSRWTFQDAVHVRTAAADLQSDVASATVVNGEIASARVQGTPAIFEQRGGPTDSQVRGRAGTIEYDFVTGIVTLTNQVWFSNGKDEFRGDVVIYNIHDERVQINPDGSSSGRVRGIIRPRENQPSGEPLPERLDHEPIDSGQTDSKQTDPKQTNLEQTDPEKMNSGRTVSGTTA
- the lptC gene encoding LPS export ABC transporter periplasmic protein LptC, with translation MNWRWVLVAALPAALVIGYGALVDRRAAPVSSSEAPPQPGYYLQDALITETHVDGSMKMRLTARRIEQQPQDGSFLLSAVHADYYQAPDREWKLSARSGFMPGDSHVLNLQGNVELWPANATEGAFLRTETMAIDTDKNIAYSTNSPVNLRFGQHVMVVNSFTADLSTEKIRVKAAKGRYEPQ
- a CDS encoding RNA polymerase factor sigma-54, with the protein product MLKPALQLKLGQQLTMTPQLQQAIRLLQLPVLELQAQIREALESNVMLEPEEEESGGLETDDAPPPHQTAYDSPPPTEPGAATHEERQEAGDDEFGLDLTDADTNDQWTDSSLSGPAESSWSGDDQSLDFSAARGETLQEHLSWQLEMSRLDPYEMRIGAAIIDAINDDGYLIEPLEEIAANLQPETMASVTDLERILKVVQAMEPAGVGARSVGECIELQLRQLDPDTPGRDTALLIAAQYLDEVAEQQYALLRRQLRVTEAELENALALVRSCRPRPGSSVHSVPAEYIVPDVFIRRTEKGWAVDINPASLPRIRVNQSYASLIGRSSDHAMLRTQLQEARWLIRSLEIRNDTLLKVARCIVQRQSAFLEHGDEHMQPMILKDVAEAVQMHESTISRVTTNKYMHTHRGVFEFRYFFSSHVAGCDGTELSSTAIRAKIRKLVATEEPGKPLSDSRIAAILAKEGVLVARRTVAKYREALGIQPSSERKRIFVR
- the lptB gene encoding LPS export ABC transporter ATP-binding protein; protein product: MSSLRVIGLDKKYRSRQVVKDLSIEVASGEVVGLLGPNGAGKTTAFYMIVGLVQCDAGRILIDQQDVTRLPVHRRARLGLGYLPQEASVFRKLTVADNVRAILEIRPELNAAQRTEILESLLEELHIGHIRNSLGQSLSGGERRRVEIARALAAEPRFMLLDEPFAGVDPLSVLDIQRIIRHLSTRRIGVLITDHNVRETLGICGRAYIVNAGTVIAAGTAEDILANQQVREVYLGQDFRL
- the hpf gene encoding ribosome hibernation-promoting factor, HPF/YfiA family, with the translated sequence MQLNLTGHHVDITPALKDYVERKLDRVIRHSDQVMDVHCILTVEKLQHKAEATILLNGTKVYADAIDADMYAAIDALADKLDRRVKKHKEKRSDHHAEEALRARSI
- the rapZ gene encoding RNase adapter RapZ, which encodes MRLVIVSGLSGSGKSVALHMLEDLDYYCIDNIPAGLLPMFISHTVRSQESTYSCTAVGVDARNRPAEIASVPKLIEELKHSGLNCEVLFLRADQDALLKRYSETRRRHPLSRSGLGLADALEQERVLLEPIADAADLIIDTTRTSVHDLRELIRQRVAGRIEGRMSILFVSFAFRHGVPADADFVFDVRSLPNPYWEPGLAPLTGRDSAVVEYLEHHPIVARMFADVVGFLEHWIPELIRTNRSYLTIAIGCTGGQHRSVYLVERLARHFSSRYAHVNARHQVLGAPGPGH